The following nucleotide sequence is from Aggregicoccus sp. 17bor-14.
CCCGCGAGGTAGACCTCGCTCACCGGGCGGGTGCGCAGCACCTGCTCCAGCTCCTCGGCGCGTCCCAGCACCGGCACGCCCTCCACCGTGTCCGCGCGCGCGTCGCTCGCGAAGGCGAGGAAGCCCACCACGCGCCGGCGGGCGCGGGGGCGCAGCTGCAGGTCCTCCGCGGTGCAGCGCCCGAGCGGCCCCGCCCCCACCACCAGCACCTCGTCCAGGGGCTGCTCGCGCAGGGCGAGGCGGCGGAAGAGCAGCAGCCGGGGGGCGAGCACCATGGGCCAGAGCACCAGCAGCAGGTGGCTCACCGCCGGCAGCTCCACGTAGCCATCCAGGCTCACCTGCAGGAACCAGAGCACCACGGCGACCGCGAAGGAGAGCAGCAGCAGCAGCGCGCTCTCGTCCAGCGCCTCGCGCTCGGCCCAGGGATCGTAGTAGCTCACCACGAAGCTGCCGGCGCTCCACACCGCGAGCGCGAACAGCGTGAAGGCGCCCAGCTGCGGCCCGAGGTGGTCTCCCTCGAGCACCGCCGTCCCCACCGTCGCCAGCGTCACTGCCACCAGATCGTAGACCCGGTTGAGGGCCATGCTCAGCCCTGGCCGCCAGTCCGCACCGCTCGTCGCCATCCCGCCTCCCTGCACCTCGCCCGTGGGAGCGGAGGTAGGACAGGGGGGTGGATCACGGCAAGGGCGATGTACCGGGAGACAGGAAAGCTCCAGGATCTTTGGTCGCTGAAGGACGCTCGCCTGCTGGGCAGCAGGGCGCTCTGCTGCGGGTCGGACAGTGACCTGGTTCCGGGTACAGGTCAGGTCGGAGGGGGCGGGCGCTGCATGCGGCTCCACACGTGGGCCGCGGCCTCGCGCGCCTGATCCGCCACCACGTCCGGATTGACGGAGAGCGGACGGCGGGCCCACACGCGCCAGCCGCCCTCCACCATCACCGCCTCCACGTGGCGCGCCGAGAGGCCGAACACCACGTGCCAGGCGAGGTTCTCGGGCGCCATGGGGGTGCTGGGGCGGTAGTCGAGCACCATCAGGTCCGCCGCCGCGCCCGCGCGCAGCGGCCCCACGGGCAGGTCGAACACCTGCGAGGCGAGGCGGTGGCCGTTGGCGAGGTAGCGCAGCACGTCGATGGGCTGGCCGGCCTCGCGCGAGCGCAGGTAGGCGGTCTGGGCCTCGGCGAAGAGGTCCGCGCCCAGCGTGTCCGCGCCGAGGCTCGCGCGCGCGCCGAACTTGAGCGCCGGCGCGTAGCCCACCTCGTGGCCCATGTTCGAGCGCGGCGTGTGCACCACCCACGCGCCCGTGGTGAGCACCTGCGAGAGCTCGGGCCAGGCGAGGTGCCCCACGTGCGCGAGCACGCTGCTCGGGCCCAGCAGCCCCGCGCCCACCAGGCGCGACACCGGCGCGGCGCCGTAGCGCTCCTGCGAGAGCTTCTCGTCCAGCGGGTCCTCGGCGAGCGGCAGGTGGATGCCGCGCCCGGTCATGGCCACCGCGTGCGCGAGCGCCTGCAGCGCATCGTCCGCGAGGTAGCTCAGGGGCCCCGCGCCCACCTGGCCGCGGAAGCGCCCGCGCGCCTTGCGCGCGAAGGTGACCGCCTCCTCCAGCCCCTCCTCGCGCCCCTGTGGCCCGGCCGCATCCGTCACCGCGTAGGAGAGCACGCTGCGCACCCCCACCTCGTGCAGCGCGCGCGCCACGCGCACCAGGCTGCCGCCCACGGCGCGCGGCGAGCTGTGCAGGTCGAAGAGGCAGGTGGTGCCGCTCTGCAGGGCCTCGAGCGCGCCCGCCTGCGCCGCGGCCTGCACCGCGTCCAGGTCCAGCGCGCTCACGTAGGGCCACCACACGCGCTCCTGGTAGGCGCCGTAGCCGTCCGGCGGCGGCTGGGGCTGGGGCAGGCCGCGCGCGAGGTGCGCGTGCAGGCGGCTGTGCGCGCTCACCAGGCCGGGCAGCACCAGCTTTCCGGACAGGGCAATGACCTCGTCGCCCGGGCCGGGCTGCAGCTCCGGGGCGCGCTCCACGATGCGCTCGCCCTCGATGCGCAGGTCGGCGCGCTCCACCGTGGCTGGCTCCAGCTCGACGACGACGCCACCTTTGAGGACGGTGCCCAACGACCCTCCGGGGGAAAGGACAGGCTGAGCGCGCCCTGCCCGCCCCCGACGGTCAGAGCCCACGCGCAACGCCTCCGGACGTTAGCATCCCGACAGCCGCGCGAGGAGCCCGAGCGTGTGCGCCCGGAGGCAGCCCGGCAGGCGGGCGCAGCGCGCGCCGCCCCGGGGCGGCCCCGGGCCGGGCGGTGTGCCTGGACGCGCGCCGCCAGATGTGGCGTCCTGACCCGGAAAGGCCCTGCCCTTGCCCGCGCGCGCGCTCATCCTCAACGCCGACGACCTCGGCTACGACCCGGCCGTCACCCGCGGCATCCTGCGCGCGCTGCGCGAGGGCGTGGTCAGCAGCACCACCTTCATGGTCAACACGCCGCACTCCCTCGCCGCGGCGCAGCAGGTGCGCGAGGGCGGCGGCGCTCTTGCAATCGGGTTGCACCTGAACCTGGCGCGCGGCGCGCCGCTGAGCGCGGGCTTCCCGGAGCACCTGCTCTCGCGCGGGCAGCTGAGCGAGGCGCAGGCGGCGGCGCTGCCGCCCGAGGTGGTGGAGGCGGAGGCGCACGCGCAGCTGCAGCGCCTCGAGCAGCTGCTGGGGCGGCCGGCCACGCACGTGGACGTGCACAAGCACCTGCACCGCCATCCGGACGTGCTGCAGGGGCTCGCGAGCGCGGCGCGCGCGGCGGGGCTGCCGGTGCGCTCCATCGA
It contains:
- a CDS encoding amidohydrolase family protein, which translates into the protein MGTVLKGGVVVELEPATVERADLRIEGERIVERAPELQPGPGDEVIALSGKLVLPGLVSAHSRLHAHLARGLPQPQPPPDGYGAYQERVWWPYVSALDLDAVQAAAQAGALEALQSGTTCLFDLHSSPRAVGGSLVRVARALHEVGVRSVLSYAVTDAAGPQGREEGLEEAVTFARKARGRFRGQVGAGPLSYLADDALQALAHAVAMTGRGIHLPLAEDPLDEKLSQERYGAAPVSRLVGAGLLGPSSVLAHVGHLAWPELSQVLTTGAWVVHTPRSNMGHEVGYAPALKFGARASLGADTLGADLFAEAQTAYLRSREAGQPIDVLRYLANGHRLASQVFDLPVGPLRAGAAADLMVLDYRPSTPMAPENLAWHVVFGLSARHVEAVMVEGGWRVWARRPLSVNPDVVADQAREAAAHVWSRMQRPPPPT
- a CDS encoding carbohydrate deacetylase, encoding MPARALILNADDLGYDPAVTRGILRALREGVVSSTTFMVNTPHSLAAAQQVREGGGALAIGLHLNLARGAPLSAGFPEHLLSRGQLSEAQAAALPPEVVEAEAHAQLQRLEQLLGRPATHVDVHKHLHRHPDVLQGLASAARAAGLPVRSIDPAMRAALQARGVRTNDHFIGDAGAEAYWTLDELERRLAALPSDGVVELMCHPGYAPETLQSGYAQQREVELHTFLHPRARALLAGAGVPVADFRVLHAA